In one window of Thermodesulfobacteriota bacterium DNA:
- a CDS encoding GNAT family N-acetyltransferase, with protein sequence MRSRASTISFASLDEVGEKNWDTLAASLNGTVYHHSAWHRAIELTYGIRPVYILKRDSDGAISAAMPAARLDRKLGKSRLVSYPFSDVCGPLYRTKEDADAFIDGLAGAGPHEYRTEVRSPVLFTAGGYSMYDGYSGFSLRIDREEEAIMEGFHRDCVRRKIKKAFQNGLGAREGKTIADLRDFYGLHVRSRKRQGAPVQPFSFFRNLWKELFTSGLASLIMVDKGSSAVSGVMLLQFGDTAYYKFGASDERHFGSGASQLALWTAIKKASHEGRSVFDFGRTFTGNSGLMEFKSRWGAQASPLYYMYAPESKAGLKDEGGKAARAAVALFRILPGFSNRLLGRLFYRYLA encoded by the coding sequence ATGCGGTCACGGGCTTCCACAATAAGCTTCGCCTCCCTCGATGAAGTAGGCGAGAAAAACTGGGACACCCTCGCGGCCTCGCTTAACGGCACCGTCTACCACCATTCTGCCTGGCACAGGGCGATCGAGCTCACCTACGGGATAAGGCCGGTCTACATCCTGAAAAGGGACTCGGACGGCGCGATTTCGGCGGCCATGCCGGCTGCGCGGCTCGACCGGAAGCTCGGTAAAAGCCGGCTCGTCTCTTATCCCTTTTCGGACGTATGCGGGCCTCTTTACAGGACTAAGGAGGACGCGGACGCGTTCATCGACGGGCTTGCCGGGGCCGGACCGCATGAGTATCGGACAGAGGTCAGAAGCCCTGTCCTTTTCACGGCAGGCGGGTATTCGATGTACGACGGCTACTCCGGTTTCTCGCTCAGGATCGACAGGGAGGAAGAAGCCATAATGGAGGGCTTCCACAGGGACTGCGTGAGGAGGAAGATAAAGAAAGCCTTCCAAAACGGACTGGGCGCAAGAGAGGGTAAAACGATCGCCGACCTTCGCGACTTTTACGGGCTGCACGTCCGGTCGAGAAAGAGGCAGGGCGCGCCGGTCCAGCCATTCAGCTTCTTCAGGAACCTCTGGAAGGAGCTATTCACCTCTGGCCTTGCCTCGCTCATCATGGTGGACAAAGGCTCATCCGCGGTTTCAGGCGTTATGCTCCTTCAATTCGGGGATACGGCTTATTACAAATTCGGCGCTTCGGATGAAAGGCATTTCGGGTCAGGGGCAAGCCAGCTGGCGCTCTGGACGGCCATAAAGAAGGCCTCCCATGAGGGGCGGAGCGTCTTCGACTTCGGTAGGACCTTCACCGGGAACAGTGGGCTCATGGAGTTCAAGTCAAGGTGGGGGGCTCAAGCCTCGCCCCTGTATTACATGTACGCGCCGGAAAGCAAGGCCGGCTTAAAGGACGAGGGCGGAAAGGCCGCGCGCGCCGCCGTGGCTTTGTTCAGGATTCTCCCGGGCTTCTCCAACCGGCTCCTCGGCAGGCTCTTTTACAGGTATCTCGCTTAA
- a CDS encoding glycosyltransferase family 4 protein, producing the protein MARVGMAVFSCYPADPRVRREAEVLAKAGIEVDVICLRNKGERALEAYGGITAHRIMRWPDRTESLFRYFMTSSLFGVLSFLKLLRLTMRHRYSLIQVHNMPDHLVFVGLAHRMAGVPVILDLHDLTVELYESRTRGSVMAALLPFVKAAEKLSCAFADKVLTTSPGFRQRLIERGVDPGKIVLVFNSADNAIFSAPPPREWRTIEDGPALLYHGTVARRFGLHVAVEAVSILRKRLPNTRLSIYGKYDPSYREELEELIRERSLTEHVRLYGYLPLDKVSETIGASDMGVVPYIDDPFMRLALSTKIFEYVCMRMPVVASRLESIMSVFGEDGIKYFDPGDPEDLARRIEESCKDPLERKGLTEKAARSYDIVAWPVMSEVYLGAVNGLIGGAAKHGP; encoded by the coding sequence ATGGCTCGAGTGGGAATGGCCGTATTCTCGTGCTACCCGGCTGACCCGAGGGTAAGGCGCGAGGCCGAGGTCCTCGCGAAGGCCGGGATCGAGGTCGACGTCATATGCCTCCGGAACAAGGGCGAACGGGCCCTTGAGGCATACGGCGGCATAACCGCGCACAGGATAATGAGATGGCCCGACCGGACCGAAAGCCTCTTCAGGTACTTCATGACATCGTCGCTCTTCGGGGTGCTCTCGTTTCTGAAGCTCCTCCGCCTTACAATGAGGCACCGGTACAGCCTCATCCAGGTGCATAACATGCCGGACCACCTGGTGTTCGTGGGCCTGGCCCACAGGATGGCCGGGGTGCCGGTGATACTCGACCTCCACGACCTTACGGTAGAGCTCTACGAATCCAGGACACGGGGGTCTGTCATGGCCGCGCTCCTGCCGTTCGTCAAGGCAGCGGAGAAGCTCTCATGCGCTTTCGCGGACAAGGTCCTTACGACGAGCCCCGGCTTCAGGCAGAGGCTTATAGAAAGGGGTGTCGACCCGGGAAAGATCGTGCTAGTCTTCAACTCCGCAGACAACGCCATCTTCAGCGCCCCCCCGCCGCGGGAGTGGCGGACGATAGAAGACGGCCCTGCGCTTCTCTATCACGGAACGGTAGCCCGGAGGTTCGGCCTACACGTCGCGGTGGAAGCCGTGTCCATCCTGAGAAAACGGCTGCCGAATACGCGCCTTTCCATCTACGGCAAGTACGACCCGTCCTACAGGGAGGAGCTCGAAGAGCTCATAAGGGAGCGGTCGCTCACGGAGCACGTGCGGCTTTACGGGTACCTGCCGCTCGACAAGGTAAGCGAGACGATAGGCGCGTCCGACATGGGAGTCGTCCCGTACATCGACGACCCGTTCATGAGGCTCGCCCTCTCGACCAAGATATTCGAGTATGTATGCATGAGGATGCCAGTAGTGGCTTCGAGGCTTGAGTCCATAATGTCGGTCTTCGGCGAGGACGGCATAAAATACTTCGACCCCGGAGACCCGGAGGACCTTGCCAGGAGGATCGAGGAGTCATGCAAAGACCCGCTCGAGAGAAAGGGCTTAACCGAGAAGGCGGCCCGCTCATATGACATCGTCGCCTGGCCAGTCATGTCGGAGGTCTACCTGGGCGCCGTGAACGGCCTGATAGGAGGAGCAGCCAAACATGGGCCATGA
- a CDS encoding glycosyltransferase family 2 protein — MPDVSVIIVNWNARDYLLECLGSLRSGLGSLDAEVIVVDNASSDGSAGAVRERYPEARVLEQSENLGFATANNIGMKESSAEYVCLVNSDVVLLDGCLEALQKFLDSLPRAALAGPRVLNPDRSLQRTCRRFPSLSGSLLSAIGLDGRNYFPHDKSERVEALSGCLLMARRKAIEEIGMLDERFFFYAEDKDWCKRFHDAGYENWYCAEAEAVHHGGGSSAIAPVRFYIEMQRANLEYWKKHSGAVARAAYLAIILLHQVIRFARSGALYILKPAERRTAAHKARRSAACIKWLLTGENAA; from the coding sequence ATGCCTGACGTATCGGTAATTATCGTAAACTGGAACGCAAGGGACTATCTCCTCGAGTGCCTGGGCTCGCTCCGGTCGGGGCTCGGAAGCCTCGATGCCGAGGTCATTGTGGTCGACAACGCCTCGTCAGACGGCTCGGCAGGGGCGGTAAGAGAAAGGTACCCTGAAGCGAGAGTGCTTGAGCAGAGCGAGAACCTGGGCTTTGCCACGGCGAACAACATAGGCATGAAGGAGAGCAGCGCGGAATACGTCTGTCTTGTCAATTCGGACGTCGTCCTCCTCGACGGCTGCCTTGAAGCGCTTCAAAAATTCCTGGACTCCCTCCCCCGGGCCGCCCTGGCGGGACCGAGGGTCCTGAACCCTGACAGGAGCCTGCAGCGAACGTGCAGGCGCTTTCCGAGCCTCAGCGGAAGCCTTCTTTCGGCAATCGGCCTCGACGGACGGAACTACTTCCCCCACGACAAGTCGGAACGGGTCGAGGCGTTGAGCGGATGCCTCCTGATGGCCAGGAGAAAGGCCATCGAGGAAATAGGGATGCTCGACGAGAGGTTCTTTTTCTATGCCGAGGACAAGGACTGGTGCAAGAGGTTCCATGACGCAGGATATGAGAACTGGTACTGCGCGGAAGCCGAGGCAGTCCACCACGGCGGCGGAAGCTCGGCCATAGCGCCGGTTAGGTTCTATATCGAGATGCAGAGGGCGAACCTCGAATACTGGAAAAAGCACAGCGGGGCCGTTGCCAGGGCCGCGTATCTTGCGATAATCCTTCTGCACCAGGTCATCAGGTTCGCGAGGTCCGGCGCGCTCTATATCCTTAAGCCGGCGGAAAGGAGGACGGCCGCGCACAAGGCCAGGAGGAGCGCCGCCTGCATTAAATGGCTCCTCACGGGCGAAAACGCGGCCTGA